From the genome of Mixophyes fleayi isolate aMixFle1 chromosome 2, aMixFle1.hap1, whole genome shotgun sequence, one region includes:
- the PIGA gene encoding phosphatidylinositol N-acetylglucosaminyltransferase subunit A, protein MVHPRGEGGRYCSHSNSYTTTEVAHPPRRTHSICMVSDFFYPNMGGVESHIYQLSQCLIERGHKVIIVTHAYGERKGIRYLTNGLKVYYLPLKVMYNQSTATTLLHSLPLLRNIFVREQVSVVHSHSSFSSMAHDALFHAKTMGLHTVFTDHSLFGFADVSSVLTNKLLTVSLCDTNHIICVSYTSKENTVLRAALNPEIVSVIPNAVDPTDFTPDLHKKKTSKITIVVVSRLVYRKGIDLLSGIIPEMCQKYPELHFLIGGEGPKRIILEEVRERYQLHDRVQLLGALEHQEVRNVLVKGDIFLNTSLTEAFCMAIVEAASCGLQVVSTRVGGIPEVLPENFIILCAPSVKSLCAGLEKAIDQLQAGTLPGPEVIHNTVKTFYTWREVAERTEKVYDRVANETVLPMNERLETLITQCGLVTGCIFALFVVVSFLCLVLLRWTTPDYLIDIAVNATGPEGAWTRKHCTKKSRNK, encoded by the exons ATGGTTCACCccagaggggaagggggcagGTACTGTTCCCATAGTAACTCTTACACCACTACAGAAGTTGCGCACCCCCCTCGCAGGACCCACAGCATATGTATGGTCTCTGACTTCTTTTATCCAAACATGGGCGGGGTGGAAAGTCACATCTATCAGCTGTCGCAGTGCCTGATTGAGAGAGGACACAAGGTTATAATCGTCACTCACGCATATGGGGAGCGGAAAGGAATCCGCTACCTCACCAATGGCCTGAAAGTATATTACTTGCCACTGAAGGTGATGTATAACCAGTCCACGGCCACCACACTATTGCATAGTCTACCTCTCCTGAGAAATATATTCGTAAGGGAGCAGGTCTCTGTGGTTCATTCACACAGCTCTTTTTCTTCCATGGCCCATGATGCGCTCTTCCATGCTAAGACTATGGGTCTCCACACAGTATTTACCGACCACTCACTGTTTGGATTTGCCGATGTCAGCTCCGTGCTCACCAACAAGCTTCTCACCGTATCGCTATGTGATACCAACCACATCATCTGCGTTTCTTACACCAGCAAAGAAAACACTGTGCTCAGAGCGGCGCTGAACCCCGAGATTGTCTCTGTGATCCCCAATGCCGTGGACCCCACAGACTTCACCCCAGACCTACATAAAAAGAAGACTAGTAAGATCACCATTGTGGTGGTCAGCCGACTTGTTTACAGAAAAG GAATTGACTTGCTGAGTGGAATCATTCCTGAAATGTGCCAGAAATACCCAGAACTGCACTTTCTTATTGGGGGTGAGGGGCCCAAGAGGATCATTTTGGAAGAAGTAAGAGAACGATACCAGCTCCATGACAG AGTGCAGCTCTTAGGTGCTCTAGAACATCAAGAGGTGCGGAATGTCCTAGTGAAAGGGGACATATTCCTGAATACATCCCTTACTGAAGCCTTCTGCATGGCAATTGTGGAAGCTGCTAGCTGTGGATTACAG GTGGTGAGCACAAGAGTTGGGGGAATCCCGGAGGTACTGCCTGAGAATTTCATTATCCTGTGTGCGCCCTCTGTAAAGTCTCTGTGTGCTGGGTTAGAGAAGGCTATTGACCAGTTACAAGCAGGAACATTACCAGGCCCTGAAGTTATCCACAACACGGTAAAAACTTTTTATACATGGAGAGAAGTCGCTGAGAGAACTGAAAAA GTGTATGATCGTGTTGCTAATGAGACCGTCTTACCTATGAACGAAAGACTGGAGACACTGATAACTCAGTGTGGCTTAGTCACTGGCTGCATCTTTGCCCTGTTTGTAGTAGTTAGTTTTTTATGTCTAGTCCTCCTGAGGTGGACAACCCCAGACTACCTGATTGACATCGCTGTTAATGCCACAGGGCCAGAAGGAGCCTGGACGAGAAAACACTGTACTAAGAAATCACGGAACAAATGA